A single region of the Vanessa tameamea isolate UH-Manoa-2023 chromosome 18, ilVanTame1 primary haplotype, whole genome shotgun sequence genome encodes:
- the LOC113398075 gene encoding negative elongation factor B, giving the protein MASSSKLPGTGLEDVGVPGQTFLRDALTSCTDPLKAIEEFQLENGILLPSLRPMLPLLDLHGVRRLDFHTSVLEELRDKLISHINEMGTTKDKKEHEKKLKELLLKSFPVVKVKALRPVIMSILKNTSHIDDKFLKVLVRDRDLYNDTDTEVKRQIWQDNQSLFGDEVSPLLSQYIREKENVLFDHEKDSNMFFAPSPKVRRQGAVVQKLAHMIGTSVKLYDMVLQFLRTLFLRTRNVHYCTLRAELLMALHDSEVQDIISVDPCHKFTWCLDACIRERNVDIKRSRELQGFLDSIKKGQEQVLGDLSMTLCDPYAVNFLATSAIKILQHLINTEGLPRDNTILILLLRMLALGLSAWEMIDSQDFKEPKLDSQVVTKYLPALMSLMVDDQVRALHNKLPPDERESAITTIEHSGPPPDACEAYMRESAVCGVLAMYYTLHAAKLRDRGAILRILSILGSCKDGRAYEDPFLHALVALLIQLPDEFQGEDFSTVLFDEFFFAGLSKDNVTRHLLKLLWYIHPKLPETRIQTLMKALQPGTQHNESVHKLYETLQQKMNTQTEPPLNTTEMEYLDSPLMSVPTPAPFHNI; this is encoded by the coding sequence atggcTTCATCAAGTAAATTACCTGGGACTGGATTAGAAGATGTAGGAGTACCTGGTCAAACATTTCTCCGAGATGCCCTTACAAGTTGTACCGATCCATTAAAAGCAATTGAAGAGTTTCAACTAGAAAACGGTATACTACTACCCTCTTTAAGGCCTATGCTACCTTTATTAGATCTTCACGGTGTTCGCAGACTCGATTTTCATACATCTGTTTTAGAAGAATTGAGAGATAAACTAATTTCACATATCAATGAGATGGGTACAACTAAAGACAAAAAAGAAcatgaaaaaaaacttaaagaacTTTTACTGAAAAGTTTTCCTGTTGTTAAAGTAAAGGCTCTAAGACCTGTTATTatgagtattttaaaaaatacatcacaTATTGATGATAAGTTTTTAAAAGTGTTAGTTCGCGACAGAGATCTGTATAACGACACAGATACAGAAGTAAAAAGACAAATCTGGCAAGACAATCAATCATTATTTGGTGATGAAGTGTCACCATTACTTAGTCAATACATTAGAGAgaaagaaaatgtattatttgatcATGAGAAAGATTCTAACATGTTTTTTGCACCTTCACCAAAAGTGAGAAGACAAGGTGCTGTTGTACAAAAACTGGCACATATGATTGGAACCAGTGTTAAACTCTATGATATGGTTTTACAATTTCTTCGTACATTGTTTCTGCGAACAAGAAATGTACATTATTGTACATTAAGAGCTGAACTTCTAATGGCACTTCATGATTCTGAAGTGCAAGATATTATATCTGTTGACCCCTGCCACAAATTCACATGGTGTTTGGATGCATGTATTAGAGAAAGAAATGTTGATATTAAAAGGTCACGAGAACTACAAGGATTCTTAGACAGTATAAAAAAAGGTCAGGAACAAGTTCTAGGAGATCTATCAATGACATTATGTGATCCATATGCGGTTAACTTCTTGGCAACTTCTGCCATTAAAATTCTACAACACTTAATCAACACAGAAGGGCTTCCAAGagacaatacaatattaattttattacttagaaTGCTGGCATTAGGTCTAAGTGCGTGGGAGATGATAGATTCACAAGATTTTAAAGAGCCTAAGCTGGACAGCCAGGTAGTAACTAAGTATCTTCCCGCCTTAATGTCTCTCATGGTGGATGATCAAGTCCGTGCTTTACATAACAAGCTTCCTCCAGATGAAAGAGAATCAGCTATTACAACCATTGAACATTCAGGACCTCCTCCTGATGCCTGTGAAGCATACATGAGGGAAAGTGCAGTGTGTGGTGTATTGGCTATGTACTATACACTCCATGCTGCTAAACTTAGAGATAGAGGAGCTATCCTTAGAATTCTCAGTATTTTGGGAAGTTGCAAAGATGGCCGAGCTTATGAAGATCCATTTTTACATGCCCTTGTTGCTTTGTTAATACAGCTACCAGATGAGTTCCAGGGGGAAGACTTCAGTACAGttttatttgatgaatttttCTTCGCTGGTTTATCTAAAGATAATGTTACGAGACATCTGTTAAAGCTACTATGGTACATACACCCAAAGTTGCCAGAAACTAGAATCCAAACATTAATGAAAGCTTTACAGCCTGGGACCCAGCATAATGAGTCTGTTCATAAATTGTATGAAACTTTACAACAAAAAATGAATACTCAGACAGAGCCACCTCTAAATACTACTGAAATGGAATATTTGGATTCTCCACTTATGAGTGTTCCCACACCGGCACCctttcataatatttag